Part of the Heptranchias perlo isolate sHepPer1 chromosome 20, sHepPer1.hap1, whole genome shotgun sequence genome is shown below.
AGAGCCAATAGAAAGGAGGAAAGGCACTGAGAAAGAAACAATGAAAAGGAGAGATGCAGATCAGAGAGGGACGCAAGGAGAGTGAAGGGCAGACAAAGAAATGCTCACAGAGAAAGAAACGAAGAGATGCAGGCACCAAACACAAAGATAGAGGTATGGTGAGAGATAGCGGAAAATGTCGAGGGTCATAGAGGCGAGGAAAATAGAATGATAGCGGAATGGAAGGCAGTAAAACAGGATACTGAGCCGGAGAGTggcgagagagaaaaaatataaaCGGTGCACAGGGCGCTGCTTCCACTAGGCTACACATCATCTCGAATTGCCGGTCCCCAGATTAGAGAGAGGAGGAAGGCGGATAGAGAATCacatgagagaaagaaaaacaaacagaGGAGATAGCGTGTGAGAGAATGAAACAAAAATAGTGGGAGAGACTGTCGAGgacaaaaagagagagggaaataggattgtaaggggagagagaaaatataaAGGGTGCAATTCTCCCACTCGGCTGCACATCATCtcgagagagaagggagaaatgCAGATAGAGGTACAAGCAAGGAGAAAGAGGTAcatagcgtgagagagagaatgaaacaaagATAGTGGGAGAAACAGCGAGACAACGGTGGAGGTTCGGAGATAAAAGGGGAGTGAAATATCCTGGGGAGGAATGGAGGCAGTGAAACAGGATAATGAGAACCGAGACAGTAAGATAAAGAATACAATTCTCACAGAGCACTGCTACACATCGTCTcagagacacacaccatcccacttaAAATACCTGCACACtgagacagcgagtttaaagATGCACACACCAtcgtctcagccgcaggacattagTCTACTTTCCAGATTTTGCAGCTCAGTTCACGAGATTGTTTGTTATTATCTAGTTTGGCTCGGTTCCttattctctcttttcccctctgtcCTGCATCTATTCCGCTTTCCTCACATGTTTCAACCCCACAGCACTCAATCTGTTTCCGTGTTTAGACTAACCAATTAGGCCCCTTGCCGAATTTTCAGAGTACACTTGGCCGTCTGCACCATGCCACAGAGATACCAAATCAATGGTTTCCCTCAGGGATCAGTCCTAGCATCTATCCTTTCTAATCTGTACATAAACTCCCCGAGACCAGATTACGGAAATTAATTTCTGCTGATGACAGTGCCTTTGTTACTGAAATTCGTGAGTTTTCTACCCTGTCAACCACAGTCATGAATGATATGAAACGCATGGCAGAGAACTGTCTGAAATGACGTCTTCATCCGAGTATCACAAGAACTGTGAGATCCATCTTACATTtgctctctgttagtgtctctcctGAACTTATTATAAACTTTGGTCAACTTTTGAAAcatgcaaaattgaagcccacggaataaaagagcagaggcagcatggatactAAATTTGGTAAGTGACAggtaacagagagttgtggtgaacagttgttattcggactagaggaaggtatataggggtattccccaggggttagtactaggaccattgaatgttgatatatattaatgacttcaacTTGAGTGtgcaggcacaatttcaaattgcagaagacacaaacttggaagtgtaataaacagtgaggaggatagtgatagaattcaagaggatatagacaggctggttcaatggcggacacatggcaaatgaaattgaaCACCGAGATATGCGAGGtgattacattttggcaggaagaatgaggagaggcaatataaactaaatgttacaaatctaaagggggtgcaggaacagagagacctgggagtacgtGTACTCAaaactttgaaggtagcaggacaggttgtgaAAGTGTTTAAAAATCATACTGGACCTTGGGctgcataaatagaggcatagagtacaaaagcaagtgagttatgttgaacctttatacaacactggttcggccacaactttaGAATTGTATTCAATTATGGGCACCGTACATTAGGGAGCATGTGAAggttttggagagggtgcagaaaagatttaatagaatcgttccagggatgagggattacaTTTATgcggataggctggagaagctgaggttgttctccttagagcagagaaggcgaagaggagatttgacacaagtattcaaaatcatgaaggttttagataaagtaaataaagagaaactgttcccattggtggacggGTTGAGAATTacgggacacagatttcaggtgattggcaaaagaaccaccgacgacatgagggaaaacttctttacccagcgagtaaTTTTGAACTGGAatacgttgcctgaaagggtggtggaagcagattcaatcgtggctttcaaagtgGAATTTGGTAAATAATTAATGGGAAAACATttgaagggctacagggaaagtgtGGGGAAATGCGACGAACTGgaatgctcttataaagagccggcaggggctgggtgggccgaatggcatgcttatgcgctgtaaccatttgttgattctatgataatcccaaattgcttgctgaaatatcgaACATTGTTAATTTGTAATCGCAGAGACCGCAGTGAATGGATTGGACAAACTAACAGACCACATTTGAAAGAAAAGTTATGCAGAATATGGATGAAGATGAAAAGGCTCCATTATTGTCCAGGCTTAGTTACTTGGGAAGATGAAGGAGGACATCTTGTGGGTTGTATATACAGTAACCACTGTGCGTCATTTTGGGAGAATGGATGTTCAGGGGAGAGGATGAATCGAATAGCGTCCAAGTAAGAATCTAATGTCAGGAATTCTTCCATtctgtaaattatttaattaacctgacaattacaataaatggatatttcaccacatttttcaactgctttctgaatttagtctgtgttattgcataaatacaggtgtttgtaCAACAGCTCAGAAGCTGAAGTATGAATCCCATTTCTCTTACGAATGGAGGGAGATATACAGAGGAATACCCCATAAACCACATTCGCTCAGAAACTACAAACACCAGAAACAgcgcccataacaggatgaaattccccgagataacaaacagtaaaattatggatttccttcggttctccatctctgggtcacggggactctccccactgctgtgaccccggagtctcctgcgggctctgctggccactaaaatgtgtctgacagtTGAAGCATTGAGcaacagaatcagaacaaatggaacacCCGGAGTTAGAATATAATGGAGGAATTCAATGCCTGCCCATATCTGCGAATATACAGCACCGCTTGTCACACCACAGAACCAGGGGCTATTGGATAACATATAATCACGGGTATAGAAAAAGTACCAAAAAATATTCTTTAAACAGAACAGAACAGTCACTGTTGCTAAAACCACatccgccgttttctcggtgcaatattttgttttcaacttctgacaacaaatggctacaaatcgatcaaaggtgaaagtgacggtgaaccagacagaacagtctgtggctgcataaagcaggacggcgtgaatATTACACACTGGAATGTGGTATAGAAAAGTGAACTGTGAACGATAAGTAATGGGGATCCGCCTCAATaccagatcagtgataacgaccaatagatccgccgctgccatggccaccaggtagcgagtgacacatttggagagtccgcacatTCCACGAGACAGGACAATGATTGTCATTAAGTTAACTGCAATTCAGCGGAAGACAAGCAAATTATAGTAAACTCAGAACAAAGGCGAGAGTGTGACAGAAATAATCATAGGTTCACAGtgttatagaatcgtagaatcataaaatcagagaatcacagaatcagagaatcacagtacTATAGAATcgtcgaatcatagaatcctgaAGCACAGAATGAGGCACTTCGGCCCGTCGTGCTCCTGCCAGCTCTCTGAATGAGCCATCATGTAAGCCAATTTCCCCATTATTCtgcatttctttattttcaagtatatgtccaattgaTTATTGTACCTTAATGAAATGTGATAAATAAACGTTCTCTCATTGCTCAAGTAATATGTTTGTTACATAGTGAAAATCAAGTCAATGTCTTGTGTAGTCTGATTCCATGCACTCCATGCAGGATCATTTGACAGCGCTGATGCAATCAATAGCAACATTCTAAGGAATCTCTTTAATAGTTTGATGGACGTGCTCAGAATTAGACTGTGATTCTTGGGCAAGATAAAACTCTCTATAGGAGAAACAGACCACAGGGCCAAAGATACATCAATGTGAAACAGACAAGACACTTATTTCTACAGTAAAAAGGAACGACGAAGTTGTTAAAACATCGCACCCACACCCAGAGGTAAGCATGGGATGTGGAACGGTTACTCTGTAAGGTGACTGTGGACATGAGGCACGGACAGGAGAGGAACTATTTGGGACTTTAAGGTGATCGTTTACAGTAACTACAACCACTAATGGAATAATTAGTAAAATCAGAACATTCACATAACGTTTATAAGAATGAACAGTTAtttcaaacagtctgacaacattaaaacattaaagaTCTGAACTCAGTGGCAGCGCTGGGCTTCTGGGTTTCATCAGTTGATGAGCATCAAATGTTTCACGAAATGAAACAGGGAATGTGGGAAAATAAAACATGAATTTAGTTAATAATTCATCGCAGTCCAGTAAGGATCGTGTGGTTACATACCCATATAATAAACAGGTAAAAATTAAGTTAACTCATTTGTATTGTGGAATAGCAGGAGATGGTAGAAAATCAGCGTGAGACTCGCTGATAGATCCATTGAACCGTGTTAGACTGGTCTGGGACGAAATGGTTATTTCAGAGCAATGATTGGAGATAGATCCACAGCAATATAATAAAATGAAGAATTGATCCTGATACATGTAGCACTTGCATTCCTGTCCTCAGCAACCGGGGTCAGTGACACTGGTGcagtgagggagatggagagaagtgAGGCAGCTGACGGGAACTGAATTATTCCTCCCACAAACTGAACCACTTGGAGCTGGAGTTAAAGGTCCCTGGCAAACACATGCTGAGAATTTGTGAACTGACACAGGTTTCATTGGAGACCAAAGAGAGTAATCTGATGAAGGCAGGGAATCGTTCAGTGAAATTGCTGATTTTAGAACCTCAAAGAGTTTTTGAACCACGTAGAGCAAACAGCGGTAAATAAGGGCGGACTATTCATTCAGCTGATTCCAGTAAATGGGTGACTATCGAATAATCGCAGCGAGGAAGCTCGAGTATTGTATCAAACACAGGAAGGGGAACGCGGAATTATTCCCAACactgcaagaggagcgcggtattagacTAAAAACCCAAAAGGCGCGCATAATTATACCAAATacaataagaggagcgcggtatcataccaaacacagtaagaggagcggggtgttataccaatcacagtaagaggagcgccgtATTATACCAATCATAGCAAAGAGAAGCGTCATATTATATCTAACACAGTAAGATGAGTGATCTGAATGTAACAGTTAGCTGGATGTCATGATGTACATCACAAGACCAGTGTTACAGTATTACATTGGTGACAGAATCAATAACTGGAAATAGAGGCTTACCAGGAATCCCAAAAGCGGCAACGAGGGGATAGTAAATAACAAGAATAGCAATACATTGAAacatggtttatagaattaataactggataAAAGACTTACCAGTAACACCAACAGCTgcgaggatgggatagtaaatcttttggaAATCGTAAAGTGTCCAGAGTATCAGATATTTTATTATCAGGAACGAATCCATTCGTTCAGTTTGTTGGTGGACTGATGATTCCAGTTGATGCTGGAGGCGATGCTCTCCTCACACTTTGAGTTAAGATGATGAATTAAGCGCCGTATTTATTGTAGAGAAATCCTCTCCTGGGAGAATTGTATTCCATGGTGACGGATATTAATCACGTCATTGAACAAACAGGTTATACTAACCACTGTTACACTAACAATTTTCACTGGTATTGCAGAAAGGTATAATCCAGCGCTATGACGATCTGAATATAATCTTAGTAACTTTGAAAGAACAGAACATGAATGTGAAAGTCACGGTCTTGCAGCAATTATACCAAGTGACACGTCAGAAATACTAgatgataaaagaccaaggtccatctagttcaccttctaccatcctgatacaatgataatggtgtTATTGACTATTCATAAAAACCAATTTCTATCAATTagactacaacagacccagaaataacacgaggaaaaccccagtagtGGAGTGCTTTGGGAACCATCGGTCCAAAGTCACC
Proteins encoded:
- the LOC137335998 gene encoding probable G-protein coupled receptor 139, encoding MCVELQLLANRISELQLGVGSLWSIRDAETILDNTFSEVVTPQLKITKAEGKWIYYPILAAVGVTVNLMTIIVLSRGMCGLSKCVTRYLVAMAAADLLVVITDLVLRRIPITYRSQFTFLYHIPVCNIHAVLLYAATDCSVWFTVTFTFDRFVAICCQKLKTKYCTEKTADVVLATVTVLFCLKNIFWYFFYTRDYMLSNSPWFCGVTSGAVYSQIWAGIEFLHYILTPGVPFVLILLLNASTVRHILVASRARRRLRGHSSGESPRDPEMENRRKSIILLFVISGNFILLWALFLVFVVSERMWFMGYSSVYLPPFVREMGFILQLLSCCTNTCIYAITQTKFRKQLKNVVKYPFIVIVRLIK